A stretch of Myroides oncorhynchi DNA encodes these proteins:
- a CDS encoding SCO family protein, translating to MKKIQIALSVCFSLLLIGCNETKKTEEQLQSTEQTTEQVSDNKEISDLSIYNLPSKWTTQDGKDIELKDLQGNVLVMVMIYTSCKAACPRLVADMRNIEERVKGKNLDKVKYVLVSIDPEVDTPERLKAFAKENKMDGDQWIFLRSNEEDTREFAATLAVNYKKISPMDFSHSNIISVFNTKGELDYQQEGLGVDYTPTVTEIEKQLALIK from the coding sequence ATGAAAAAAATACAAATAGCACTATCAGTTTGTTTTAGCTTATTATTAATTGGTTGTAACGAAACTAAAAAAACTGAAGAACAACTTCAAAGTACTGAACAAACAACTGAACAAGTATCCGATAATAAAGAAATATCAGACTTATCTATCTATAACTTACCCTCTAAGTGGACCACACAAGATGGCAAAGACATCGAGTTAAAAGACTTACAAGGCAATGTATTAGTGATGGTTATGATCTACACATCTTGTAAGGCTGCCTGTCCTCGATTAGTTGCAGATATGCGTAATATAGAAGAACGTGTAAAAGGTAAAAACTTAGATAAAGTCAAATATGTATTAGTAAGTATAGATCCAGAAGTAGATACGCCAGAACGTCTTAAAGCCTTTGCTAAAGAGAATAAGATGGATGGTGACCAATGGATATTCTTGCGTTCCAACGAAGAAGATACTCGTGAGTTCGCAGCTACACTTGCTGTCAACTATAAAAAGATATCTCCTATGGACTTCTCACACTCTAATATCATCAGTGTGTTTAATACTAAAGGAGAATTAGATTATCAACAAGAAGGACTTGGTGTAGACTATACTCCTACTGTTACAGAAATAGAGAAACAATTGGCTCTAATTAAATAA
- a CDS encoding CopD family protein, whose amino-acid sequence MNELHLLLILHLLGATIWVGGHILLSVVILPQVWKEQSVEKLFNFESRYEWFGMPALLIMLLTGVRMAYIYNVKIATWFAFETPIERVVSLKLSCLIGIALLAISAQFYVLPRLKTDIKKLPLMTFHILAVTTISIIMLILGSFVRYGGIN is encoded by the coding sequence ATGAATGAATTACACCTTTTATTAATACTTCACCTATTAGGAGCTACTATTTGGGTAGGAGGGCATATCTTGTTAAGTGTAGTAATACTACCTCAAGTATGGAAAGAGCAATCAGTAGAGAAGTTATTTAACTTCGAGAGTAGATATGAGTGGTTCGGTATGCCTGCTCTATTGATTATGCTATTAACAGGAGTTCGCATGGCTTATATCTATAATGTCAAGATAGCTACGTGGTTTGCTTTTGAAACTCCCATAGAGCGCGTTGTCTCACTTAAGTTAAGCTGTCTAATCGGTATTGCCTTATTAGCTATAAGTGCGCAGTTTTACGTGTTGCCACGTCTTAAGACAGATATCAAGAAATTGCCATTGATGACCTTTCATATCTTAGCCGTGACTACTATTAGCATCATTATGTTAATACTAGGTAGTTTTGTACGCTACGGAGGGATAAATTAA
- the ric gene encoding iron-sulfur cluster repair di-iron protein: MKNRTVGSFVAEDFRTAAIFNRYGIDFCCKGGRTIDEVCEKKSVNQEELVGELERLLTQQAEGSIDFRQWPLDLLADYIEKTHHRYVEEKIPVLLQFLNKLSRVHGDRHPELHEINELFIGCAQELSQHLKKEELVLFPFVRQMVSSTISGQPLNTPHFGTVQNPVAMMMHEHDGEGERFRKIAELSNNYTPPADGCNTYKVTYAMLKEFEEDLHKHIHLENNILFPSAIVLEQKFA; this comes from the coding sequence ATGAAAAATAGAACAGTTGGCTCATTTGTAGCAGAAGATTTTAGAACAGCAGCAATATTTAATAGATATGGAATAGACTTCTGTTGTAAAGGAGGACGTACCATAGATGAAGTATGTGAGAAAAAATCAGTGAATCAAGAGGAATTAGTAGGAGAGTTAGAACGCCTATTAACACAACAGGCAGAGGGTAGTATTGACTTTAGACAATGGCCATTAGATTTATTGGCTGATTATATAGAGAAAACGCATCACAGATATGTGGAAGAGAAAATACCTGTGTTACTACAGTTTTTAAATAAACTAAGTAGAGTGCACGGAGATAGACACCCTGAGTTACATGAGATAAATGAGCTGTTTATTGGTTGTGCTCAAGAGCTTAGTCAACACCTTAAAAAAGAAGAGTTGGTTCTATTTCCATTTGTTCGCCAGATGGTATCATCTACCATCTCAGGACAACCGCTTAATACACCTCACTTCGGTACGGTGCAAAATCCTGTAGCCATGATGATGCATGAACATGATGGAGAGGGAGAACGTTTCCGAAAAATAGCAGAGTTGTCAAATAATTATACTCCACCAGCTGATGGGTGTAATACCTATAAAGTGACGTATGCAATGTTAAAAGAATTTGAAGAGGATTTGCATAAACACATTCACTTAGAAAATAATATATTGTTTCCAAGTGCTATAGTATTAGAACAAAAGTTCGCATAA
- a CDS encoding nitric-oxide reductase large subunit has translation MDKRQKKLWIAFTIVMLFSFGVLGYFGIEIYQEAPPVPTVVKTVNGTEVLLASDIKDGQNVWQSIGGQEVGSVWGHGAYVAPDWTADYLHREAVYLLDYYANEKYGKPYTEASVEEQAYLKAHLQNNVRSNTYNKATGVLTISEERNMARLYLQEYYSKLFTDDSEFAQLRKDYAIPNNSITDPTRLKQLNAFFFWATWATVTNRPDNDVSYTHNWPAEDLVGNVATTPLIAWSGVSVILLIFAVGVLVYYHVASKQEEEEMVPAIDPVSNGVVTKSMTILKKYFWVVCLLMLLQVALGILTAHYGVEGQGLYGIPLDQILPYSVTRTWHTQLAIFWIATAWLGTGLYISPAVGGKDPKFQVFGVNFLFVALLIIVLGSMIGQWFGIMQKLDLVQNFWFGHQGYEYVDLGRFWQIFLFVGLFVWLALMIRPLIPVLKEKGSQHRNLIILFLISCGAIALFYGAGLMWGRQTNLAIAEYWRWWVVHLWVEGFFEVFATVVLAFLFVRMGLIKTKTATNGALFSTIVFMSGGIIGTFHHLYFSGTPTAVMALGATFSALEVVPLTLIGYEAYENYKLSTHKGWLEDYKWPIYFMIAVAFWNFLGAGVFGFIINPPIALYYVQGLNTTPLHAHTALFGVYGMLGIGLMLFVLRSIYRDVKWNDKLLKIGFWGLNLGLLLMALLSLLPIGIWQAIESIQHGMWYARSSELMQLPAMNTLKWLRTIGDVVFTVGIFAVVLFVFKLTFKKSNHEK, from the coding sequence ATGGACAAAAGGCAAAAGAAATTATGGATAGCATTCACGATAGTAATGTTATTCTCATTTGGGGTTCTTGGTTATTTTGGTATTGAGATATATCAAGAAGCTCCACCAGTTCCGACAGTAGTAAAGACTGTGAATGGAACTGAAGTATTATTAGCAAGTGATATAAAAGACGGTCAGAATGTCTGGCAGAGTATAGGTGGACAGGAAGTAGGTTCAGTGTGGGGACATGGAGCTTATGTGGCACCTGACTGGACTGCTGACTATCTACATAGAGAGGCTGTGTATTTATTAGATTATTATGCTAATGAAAAGTATGGTAAGCCTTATACAGAAGCATCTGTAGAAGAGCAAGCCTACTTAAAAGCACATCTTCAAAATAACGTTAGATCTAATACATACAATAAAGCTACTGGAGTCTTAACGATATCAGAAGAGCGTAATATGGCTCGTCTATATCTTCAAGAATATTATAGTAAACTATTTACTGATGATTCAGAGTTTGCACAATTGCGTAAAGACTATGCTATCCCGAATAATTCAATAACAGATCCAACTAGATTAAAACAACTAAATGCTTTCTTCTTTTGGGCTACTTGGGCTACAGTAACGAATAGGCCTGATAATGATGTAAGTTATACCCATAACTGGCCTGCAGAAGATTTAGTAGGTAACGTAGCTACAACACCTCTTATCGCTTGGTCAGGAGTAAGTGTTATCTTGTTAATCTTTGCAGTAGGAGTATTAGTGTACTATCACGTCGCATCTAAACAAGAAGAGGAAGAGATGGTGCCTGCAATAGATCCTGTGTCAAATGGGGTAGTGACTAAGAGTATGACTATTCTGAAGAAGTACTTCTGGGTGGTATGTCTGTTAATGTTATTACAGGTAGCACTAGGTATTCTAACAGCACACTATGGTGTAGAAGGACAGGGACTATATGGTATTCCATTAGATCAGATCTTACCTTATTCTGTGACTCGTACATGGCATACACAGTTGGCTATTTTTTGGATTGCGACAGCGTGGTTAGGTACAGGGTTATATATATCGCCTGCTGTAGGAGGTAAAGATCCTAAGTTCCAAGTATTCGGAGTGAATTTCTTATTTGTTGCCTTACTGATTATTGTGCTTGGTTCTATGATAGGACAGTGGTTTGGTATTATGCAGAAACTTGACTTAGTACAAAACTTCTGGTTTGGTCATCAAGGATATGAATATGTAGACTTAGGACGTTTCTGGCAGATATTCTTATTTGTTGGTTTGTTTGTATGGTTAGCATTAATGATAAGACCACTTATACCTGTATTAAAAGAGAAAGGTAGTCAACATCGAAACTTGATTATCTTATTCTTAATCTCATGTGGGGCTATTGCCTTATTCTATGGAGCTGGATTAATGTGGGGAAGACAAACTAACTTAGCCATAGCAGAGTATTGGAGATGGTGGGTAGTGCATTTATGGGTAGAAGGTTTCTTTGAAGTATTTGCAACTGTAGTGTTAGCTTTCTTATTCGTGCGAATGGGATTGATTAAAACAAAAACAGCTACTAATGGTGCATTATTCTCTACGATAGTGTTTATGTCAGGAGGGATAATAGGAACATTCCATCACTTATACTTCTCAGGTACACCAACAGCTGTAATGGCATTAGGAGCTACATTTAGTGCGCTTGAAGTAGTGCCTTTAACACTGATAGGGTATGAAGCGTATGAGAACTATAAGTTATCTACTCATAAAGGGTGGTTAGAAGATTATAAATGGCCAATATACTTTATGATAGCAGTGGCATTCTGGAACTTCTTAGGAGCGGGAGTGTTTGGGTTTATTATCAATCCACCAATAGCTCTTTATTATGTACAAGGACTTAATACAACACCTCTTCACGCACATACTGCCTTATTCGGAGTATATGGAATGTTGGGAATAGGGTTAATGTTATTTGTACTTAGAAGTATTTATAGAGATGTCAAATGGAATGATAAGTTATTAAAAATAGGGTTTTGGGGACTGAACTTAGGATTGTTATTAATGGCATTATTAAGTCTATTACCAATAGGAATATGGCAAGCGATCGAAAGTATTCAACACGGGATGTGGTATGCTCGCTCAAGTGAGTTGATGCAACTACCAGCTATGAATACCTTAAAATGGCTTCGTACAATAGGAGATGTAGTATTTACAGTGGGAATATTCGCTGTCGTATTATTTGTTTTCAAACTAACATTTAAAAAAAGCAATCATGAAAAATAG
- a CDS encoding RrF2 family transcriptional regulator produces the protein MFSKACEYAIRSIVFISVSSLKGERVGFKEIAKEIDAPEAFTAKILQKLSKSGIIESVKGVGGGFEIPVSNLDKVKLCEVVNIIDGDSIYKGCGLGLAECSETHPCPVHFKFKAIREGLRQMLETTTLKELANGTKSGDTFLKV, from the coding sequence ATGTTTTCTAAAGCTTGTGAGTATGCTATTCGTTCAATCGTTTTTATTTCAGTTTCTTCACTGAAAGGAGAACGTGTAGGCTTTAAAGAAATAGCGAAAGAGATAGACGCTCCGGAAGCTTTTACAGCTAAGATACTTCAGAAGCTTTCTAAGAGTGGAATTATTGAATCAGTGAAAGGTGTAGGTGGAGGATTTGAAATACCTGTATCTAATTTAGATAAGGTAAAATTATGTGAGGTCGTGAATATTATAGATGGAGATTCTATCTATAAGGGATGTGGATTGGGATTAGCAGAGTGTTCTGAAACTCATCCTTGTCCTGTGCACTTTAAGTTTAAAGCGATTCGTGAAGGGTTAAGGCAAATGTTAGAAACTACTACTTTAAAAGAGTTAGCCAATGGTACCAAATCTGGTGATACTTTTTTAAAGGTGTAA
- a CDS encoding DUF721 domain-containing protein produces MKKYDVNKRIREESSIQDLLKIFIQSNNLDKGIDNLDVRTAWKNLLGPGIANYTLDILLKRDVLYVALSSPIVREELTYGKSKIIRMINEDLGRDVIADIVFR; encoded by the coding sequence TTGAAAAAGTATGATGTAAATAAGCGTATCAGAGAAGAAAGTAGTATACAGGATCTTTTGAAAATCTTTATCCAGTCAAATAACCTTGATAAAGGGATAGATAATTTGGATGTGCGTACAGCTTGGAAGAATTTATTGGGGCCTGGTATAGCAAATTATACTTTAGATATTCTTTTAAAGAGAGATGTGTTATATGTGGCTTTATCTTCTCCTATAGTGCGTGAGGAATTGACTTATGGTAAAAGTAAAATTATTCGTATGATCAATGAAGATTTGGGAAGAGATGTAATTGCGGATATTGTGTTTAGATAA
- the ftsY gene encoding signal recognition particle-docking protein FtsY produces MSFFKKLFSSEKKETLDKGLEKSKSSFFSKLTKAVAGKSKVDDDVLDNLEEILVSSDVGVNTTLKIIERIEERVSKDKYVGTDELNQILRDEIASLLSETQSGEATEFDIPKDKKPYVLMVVGVNGAGKTTTIGKLAYQFKKAGFSVVLGAADTFRAAAIDQLQVWADRVGVPIVRQQMGSDPASVAFDTLQSAVTQNADIVIIDTAGRLHNKINLMNELTKVKRVMQKVIPDAPHDVMLVLDGSTGQNAFEQAKQFTAATEVNCLAVTKLDGTAKGGVVIGISDQFQIPVKYIGVGEGIEDLQVFNKYEFVDSFFK; encoded by the coding sequence ATGAGTTTTTTTAAGAAGTTATTTTCTTCAGAAAAGAAGGAAACTTTAGATAAAGGTTTAGAAAAGTCTAAATCTTCTTTTTTCTCAAAACTTACTAAAGCTGTAGCTGGTAAGTCTAAAGTAGATGATGATGTCCTTGATAATTTAGAGGAGATACTTGTATCATCTGATGTAGGTGTTAATACTACATTAAAAATTATTGAACGTATTGAAGAGCGTGTTTCTAAAGATAAGTATGTTGGTACTGATGAGTTAAATCAGATTCTTAGGGATGAGATTGCAAGCTTGCTATCTGAGACACAGTCTGGTGAAGCGACAGAGTTTGATATTCCAAAAGATAAGAAACCATACGTATTAATGGTTGTAGGTGTTAATGGCGCTGGTAAAACTACCACTATTGGAAAGCTTGCTTATCAGTTTAAGAAAGCTGGATTTAGTGTTGTTTTAGGTGCGGCAGATACATTTAGAGCGGCTGCAATTGATCAGTTACAAGTTTGGGCTGATAGAGTAGGAGTGCCTATTGTTAGACAGCAAATGGGAAGTGACCCTGCATCTGTTGCTTTTGATACCTTACAGTCAGCTGTTACACAAAATGCTGATATAGTTATTATAGATACTGCGGGTCGTCTGCATAATAAGATTAACTTGATGAACGAGTTAACAAAGGTTAAACGAGTTATGCAAAAGGTTATCCCTGATGCACCTCATGATGTTATGTTAGTATTAGATGGATCTACAGGTCAAAATGCTTTTGAGCAAGCAAAACAATTTACAGCAGCTACTGAAGTAAATTGCCTTGCAGTTACTAAACTAGATGGTACCGCTAAAGGCGGAGTTGTTATTGGTATATCAGATCAATTCCAAATTCCAGTGAAGTACATTGGCGTAGGTGAAGGTATCGAAGACTTACAAGTGTTTAATAAGTATGAGTTTGTGGACTCTTTCTTTAAATAA
- a CDS encoding DUF4295 domain-containing protein, which yields MAKKTVATLRTSSKKLTKAIKMVKSPKTGAYTFVESVMAPDFVDEFLSKK from the coding sequence ATGGCAAAGAAAACCGTAGCAACTTTAAGAACTTCTTCTAAAAAGTTGACTAAAGCAATCAAAATGGTTAAATCTCCTAAAACTGGAGCTTACACATTTGTTGAGTCTGTTATGGCTCCTGATTTTGTGGATGAGTTCTTAAGCAAGAAGTAA
- the rpmG gene encoding 50S ribosomal protein L33, whose product MAKKGNRIQVILECTEHKASGLPGTSRYITTKNKKNTPDRLEIKKFNPIMKKVTVHKEIK is encoded by the coding sequence ATGGCAAAGAAAGGGAACAGAATTCAAGTGATCTTAGAATGTACTGAACACAAAGCGTCTGGGTTACCAGGAACTTCAAGATACATCACGACTAAGAATAAGAAAAACACACCTGATAGATTGGAAATTAAAAAATTCAACCCTATCATGAAGAAAGTAACAGTTCACAAAGAAATTAAATAA
- the rpmB gene encoding 50S ribosomal protein L28: MSRVCEITGKRAMVGNNVSHAMNKTKRKFSVNLVKKRFYIAEEDRWVTLKLSTSALKTINKKGIVAVLKDAKAKGLVK; the protein is encoded by the coding sequence ATGTCAAGAGTTTGTGAAATTACTGGTAAACGCGCAATGGTTGGAAACAACGTTTCTCACGCGATGAATAAAACTAAGAGAAAGTTTTCTGTTAACTTAGTTAAAAAACGTTTCTACATTGCTGAAGAAGACAGATGGGTAACATTGAAATTATCAACGTCTGCATTAAAAACAATTAACAAAAAAGGTATTGTTGCTGTATTGAAAGATGCAAAAGCAAAAGGATTAGTAAAATAA
- a CDS encoding CinA family nicotinamide mononucleotide deamidase-related protein, translating into MRASIITIGDEILIGQIVDTNSTYLAKELDTLGFDIVEIKTVSDKKEAIEQAMTSQVNVVDLVIMTGGLGPTKDDVTKKVFCDFFNDYLVENEEVLAHVTILLENYYKKPISEINKQQALVPSTSTILFNSVGTAPGMLMKKENTFFVSFPGVPFEMKTIFQEQLVPYVKGLFKGVFNIHKTIVTYGIGESLLAEYLEDWENNLPSDIKLAYLPSPGKVRLRLSSRGENHVFLSQSIDMQIDRMPEEAKDYIRAYEDIEFPEIIIKELQIRNKTISFAESCTGGQLAVMFNRKPGSSVYFKGGVVCYATESKIDMLGVNPETIDKHTVVSKEVALEMAKQAQLKFKSDYAISTTGNAGPTKGDSNVEVGTVYIGIATPDEVLAIECKFGQPREKVINSAIARGLELIYNEILKK; encoded by the coding sequence ATGAGAGCAAGTATAATCACAATAGGAGATGAGATATTAATTGGTCAAATTGTTGATACTAATTCTACATATTTGGCAAAAGAACTTGATACGTTAGGTTTTGATATTGTTGAGATAAAAACTGTTTCAGATAAAAAAGAAGCAATAGAACAAGCGATGACATCTCAGGTTAATGTTGTTGATTTAGTGATTATGACAGGAGGACTGGGACCTACTAAAGATGATGTGACTAAAAAAGTTTTTTGTGATTTTTTTAATGATTATTTAGTTGAGAATGAAGAGGTTCTGGCACATGTTACGATACTTTTAGAAAACTATTATAAGAAACCGATTTCAGAAATTAATAAGCAACAAGCTCTAGTTCCTTCAACATCTACTATATTGTTTAATAGTGTAGGAACAGCTCCTGGTATGTTGATGAAAAAAGAAAATACTTTCTTTGTTTCATTTCCTGGAGTGCCATTTGAAATGAAAACAATTTTTCAAGAGCAATTAGTTCCTTATGTAAAAGGACTCTTTAAAGGAGTATTTAATATACATAAAACAATTGTAACTTATGGGATTGGAGAGAGCTTATTAGCGGAGTACTTGGAAGATTGGGAGAATAATTTGCCTTCGGATATTAAATTAGCTTATTTACCCAGTCCTGGTAAAGTAAGGTTGCGTTTATCTAGTAGAGGAGAGAATCATGTCTTTCTTTCTCAAAGTATTGATATGCAGATTGATAGAATGCCTGAGGAAGCGAAAGATTATATTCGTGCTTATGAAGATATAGAGTTTCCTGAAATTATTATAAAAGAGTTGCAAATTAGAAATAAAACTATTTCTTTTGCAGAAAGTTGTACAGGTGGACAGTTAGCAGTAATGTTTAATAGAAAGCCAGGATCTTCAGTGTATTTTAAAGGAGGGGTGGTATGTTATGCTACCGAGAGTAAAATAGATATGTTAGGAGTTAATCCAGAGACAATAGATAAACATACCGTAGTTAGTAAAGAAGTAGCTTTAGAAATGGCTAAACAAGCACAATTGAAATTCAAAAGTGATTATGCGATTTCTACTACCGGTAATGCTGGACCAACAAAAGGAGATTCGAATGTAGAGGTAGGAACAGTGTATATTGGAATAGCAACACCAGATGAAGTATTGGCTATAGAATGTAAATTTGGTCAACCACGAGAAAAGGTTATAAATAGTGCTATAGCAAGGGGTTTGGAATTAATATATAATGAAATATTAAAAAAATAA
- a CDS encoding histidine kinase — protein sequence MALHYDLGPILQTYNDDQVVVKSGLIVFVDESKDWLKRIKKGINDKAYNDVIESISFLTPSLEFLGMEQAIEEASSIETWAKDQGKTKAIKETFKIFKERVKNARKEIRKDFNL from the coding sequence ATGGCACTTCATTATGATTTAGGACCGATATTACAAACATATAATGACGATCAAGTTGTTGTTAAATCGGGTTTAATTGTCTTTGTAGATGAGTCGAAAGATTGGCTAAAGAGAATAAAGAAAGGAATTAATGACAAAGCGTATAACGATGTAATAGAAAGTATTAGTTTTCTTACACCTTCATTAGAATTTCTTGGGATGGAACAGGCTATAGAAGAAGCTTCTTCTATAGAAACATGGGCAAAGGATCAAGGCAAGACGAAGGCTATTAAAGAAACTTTTAAAATTTTTAAGGAGCGTGTGAAAAATGCTCGTAAAGAAATAAGAAAAGACTTTAACTTATAA
- a CDS encoding fumarylacetoacetate hydrolase family protein — translation MKIVCIGRNYVEHIEELNNERPSEPVLFIKPDSALLGRECPFAIPDFSSDIHYEIEVVVKIIKVGKYIEPKFAHKYYDEVTVGIDFTARDVQSQLKEKGLPWEKAKAFDGSAMLGEFIDKSELDNLYDTTFSLIHNGNVVQEASTAQMIWNIDETIAEISKYFTLKKGDLIFTGTPKGVGNVNEGDVLEGVLAGKKLFRLNVK, via the coding sequence ATGAAAATAGTTTGTATAGGGAGAAATTACGTAGAGCATATTGAGGAACTTAACAATGAGAGGCCTTCAGAACCAGTGTTGTTTATTAAACCTGATTCTGCCTTGCTAGGAAGGGAGTGTCCTTTTGCGATTCCTGACTTCTCTAGCGATATCCATTATGAAATAGAAGTGGTTGTTAAGATTATTAAAGTAGGTAAATACATTGAACCTAAGTTTGCTCATAAATATTATGATGAGGTGACTGTGGGGATAGATTTTACTGCTAGAGATGTGCAAAGTCAATTAAAAGAAAAGGGATTGCCTTGGGAAAAGGCAAAAGCTTTTGATGGCTCAGCTATGCTTGGAGAATTTATTGACAAGAGTGAGTTAGACAATTTGTATGACACTACGTTCTCATTAATACATAATGGCAATGTGGTACAAGAAGCAAGTACAGCGCAAATGATTTGGAATATAGATGAAACTATCGCTGAAATTTCTAAGTATTTTACCCTGAAGAAAGGAGATTTGATTTTTACAGGAACACCTAAAGGTGTTGGTAATGTAAATGAAGGAGATGTGTTAGAAGGGGTTTTAGCAGGTAAAAAGTTGTTTCGTTTAAACGTAAAATAA
- a CDS encoding 3'-5' exonuclease, producing MELKLHRPICFFDLETTGIDVARDRVVEIAILKVFPNGNKESKTWLVNPERSIPAQSTAIHGITDEKVANEPTFKELSPLIYNMIKDSDLAGFNSDRFDIPLLAEELLRSGVDFEMGNRVSVDIQTIFHKKEERTLSAAYRFYCNATLENAHSADADTNATYEILKAQLDRYDDLENDMKSLSEYTTRKKSVDFAGFIALNEEGKEIFTFGKHKGALVDEVLDNEPGYYGWIQNADFPLYTKKVLTGLKLRKLNNKL from the coding sequence ATGGAGTTGAAATTACATAGACCTATCTGTTTCTTCGATTTAGAAACAACAGGAATAGACGTAGCGAGAGATAGAGTAGTAGAAATAGCGATATTAAAAGTATTTCCTAACGGAAACAAAGAGAGTAAGACTTGGTTAGTAAATCCAGAAAGGAGTATACCTGCACAGTCTACAGCAATTCATGGTATTACAGATGAGAAGGTAGCTAATGAACCGACTTTTAAAGAGTTGTCTCCACTAATATATAATATGATCAAAGATTCTGATTTAGCTGGATTTAACTCAGATCGTTTTGATATTCCACTGTTAGCAGAAGAGTTATTAAGATCAGGAGTCGATTTTGAGATGGGAAATAGAGTTTCTGTTGATATTCAGACTATCTTTCATAAGAAGGAAGAGCGTACATTAAGTGCTGCATACAGATTCTACTGTAATGCTACATTAGAGAATGCGCACTCAGCTGATGCTGATACTAATGCTACTTATGAAATACTAAAAGCACAGTTAGACCGATATGATGACTTAGAGAATGATATGAAGTCACTTTCAGAATATACAACTCGTAAGAAGAGTGTTGATTTTGCAGGATTTATAGCTTTAAATGAAGAAGGAAAAGAAATCTTTACGTTTGGTAAACATAAAGGAGCTTTAGTTGATGAGGTATTAGATAATGAGCCGGGTTATTACGGTTGGATCCAGAATGCGGACTTTCCATTATACACAAAGAAAGTGTTGACAGGATTAAAGTTGAGAAAATTAAATAATAAGTTGTAA
- a CDS encoding cytochrome-c peroxidase — protein sequence MRKQLVLLAVLLSFISCKKEQKNDTVVTEIGESELLIKAKTFFQPISSVENKDLDPEKVALGKYLYFDNRLSKDGNISCNSCHNLNTYGVDNLAFSPGDDGSLGGRNSPTVFHAALHSMQFWDGRAKDVEEQAGGPILNPVEHNIKNEKELEDKLRKVDMYKAKFAAIYKSDKEPVTFENITNAIGAFERTLMPESRFDKFLEGNVSALSAQEQKGLEAFISVGCITCHNGVAMGGQMFQKFGVYGDYWQETKSKKVDNGLADLSNRDTEKYFFKVPGLRNIVHTGPYFHDGSVKDLKEAVRIMASLQTNVKLSQEQIDDITVFLGSLSSDIKDEVKKSPFES from the coding sequence ATGAGAAAGCAACTTGTTTTACTTGCTGTATTATTGTCATTTATCAGTTGTAAAAAAGAACAAAAGAACGATACTGTAGTTACAGAGATAGGGGAGTCAGAATTGTTAATTAAAGCGAAAACCTTCTTTCAACCCATTTCGTCGGTAGAGAATAAGGATTTAGATCCTGAGAAGGTAGCATTAGGTAAATATTTGTATTTTGATAATCGCCTATCTAAAGATGGAAATATTAGTTGTAACTCTTGCCATAACTTAAATACTTATGGAGTAGATAATTTAGCATTTTCACCAGGAGATGACGGCTCTTTAGGAGGGCGTAATTCTCCTACCGTTTTTCACGCAGCGTTACATAGTATGCAATTTTGGGATGGTAGAGCAAAAGATGTTGAAGAACAAGCTGGTGGTCCCATTTTAAATCCTGTGGAGCACAATATAAAAAATGAAAAGGAATTAGAGGACAAATTAAGGAAAGTAGACATGTATAAAGCGAAGTTTGCTGCTATATACAAGTCTGATAAGGAACCTGTTACTTTTGAAAATATCACAAATGCTATTGGAGCTTTTGAGCGCACACTAATGCCAGAAAGTAGGTTTGATAAATTTCTTGAAGGAAATGTGAGCGCCCTATCTGCTCAAGAACAAAAAGGTTTGGAGGCGTTTATTTCTGTAGGTTGTATTACTTGTCATAATGGAGTAGCAATGGGAGGACAGATGTTCCAAAAGTTTGGTGTATATGGAGATTATTGGCAAGAAACTAAATCTAAAAAAGTAGATAATGGATTAGCTGATTTAAGTAATAGAGATACTGAAAAGTACTTTTTTAAAGTACCTGGCTTAAGAAATATTGTACATACTGGACCATATTTTCACGATGGTTCTGTAAAAGATTTGAAAGAAGCTGTACGAATTATGGCTAGTTTGCAAACTAATGTCAAATTAAGCCAAGAACAAATAGACGATATCACTGTATTCTTAGGAAGTTTATCAAGTGATATTAAGGATGAAGTCAAAAAATCTCCTTTTGAGTCATAA